Proteins encoded together in one Impatiens glandulifera chromosome 1, dImpGla2.1, whole genome shotgun sequence window:
- the LOC124919218 gene encoding probable prefoldin subunit 2, translated as MYRIMASNDSMEPANEQVVANIYGNMRSEINQIYSKITELEMEVSEHSLVVNAISPLDPTRRCYRMIGGVLVERTIQEVLPAVTRNKEGIEEVITRLNEALERKKKEIVDFEAKYKIRIRKADDLKDDGAGKKEGSAQGVLVGPASSSNQ; from the coding sequence ATGTACAGAATCATGGCCAGTAACGATAGTATGGAGCCAGCAAATGAGCAAGTAGTTGCTAACATATATGGTAACATGCGTTCTGAGATAAACCAAATATACTCGAAGATTACTGAACTTGAGATGGAAGTTAGTGAGCATTCGTTGGTGGTTAATGCCATAAGTCCACTTGATCCAACAAGGCGATGTTATAGAATGATTGGAGGTGTACTGGTGGAGAGGACTATCCAAGAGGTGTTACCTGCTGTTACCCGCAACAAAGAGGGTATTGAGGAGGTGATAACTCGCCTTAACGAGGCTTTGGAGAGAAAGAAAAAGGAGATTGTGGATTTTGAGGCTAAGTATAAAATCAGGATCAGGAAAGCTGATGATTTGAAGGATGATGGTGCTGGCAAGAAGGAAGGATCTGCTCAGGGAGTCCT